One genomic segment of Candidatus Poribacteria bacterium includes these proteins:
- a CDS encoding HPr family phosphocarrier protein: MIEQLVTIRNALGLHARPAGVLSQAANQFSSNIYIQKGLMKVNAKSTMGIMMLAASRGTELTIRAEGPDEEEAVQALSKLVESGFDETD; the protein is encoded by the coding sequence ATGATTGAACAATTGGTGACAATCCGCAACGCGCTCGGTTTGCATGCTCGTCCCGCCGGCGTATTGTCTCAAGCGGCGAATCAATTCTCTTCCAACATCTATATCCAAAAAGGGCTGATGAAGGTGAATGCAAAAAGTACCATGGGGATCATGATGTTAGCAGCAAGTCGTGGCACTGAACTTACGATTCGGGCAGAAGGCCCTGACGAGGAAGAAGCTGTTCAAGCCCTATCAAAATTGGTTGAGAGCGGCTTCGATGAGACAGACTGA